The Aedes aegypti strain LVP_AGWG chromosome 3, AaegL5.0 Primary Assembly, whole genome shotgun sequence genome contains a region encoding:
- the LOC5577032 gene encoding uncharacterized protein LOC5577032 isoform X4, translating to MNSLLLQISSFTIFFGHSDAIPVPNRPFGERNVALFGVLTCIGIGAVIGMCVFCKKKKGQFKKFENDGNIEEVKNTEYPILKSLSSLDAKKSGAIIPSSPTNLSTDNLLDQTVQYQNESVSSHELDGIENYHLLQYQKETYAAKTQSVRHVGKESTPSEGHNDMPKVVLHGDDNEDSNSNMLLSTSKESLSSISPLPGTKTSYSMEQETASLKNSVGFGDDKPLIDRCSTDLETGAMEDEDDSGPMNISVQPPTRLDDVTISISERGASYYEEATSAATTGTTKDCGIQEDVTPMDSLEDNSSVHETNSIEEALRALDIAIDGEDESDDSDDESNFVDYPEDVMGKGSGQRNDVEVRNEIFDGKNSSSDSGMDEIEISEKVTTPDMIMHELIRDEATKLVDEILLLCQSRIEEIKECEEKEQLEAALPLPDDDFNDFNSGVVLECSTPFVARKAFEAMKDGLPMAKQALFCDVNEQTYVMADGVEGQLGDSTSSDAKQHPEECGNTFTTFNMPNVTNVDVDDDDHDDLVQIYPVNETVTIPQINTTHTLLNPSDTFVREPGDGTLPEIMVDPMQTIDDAASDKPTATPMNTPIELGCPTTADWDRWLSASASTCEAAGGGLNLQGQHEEDYFSSQTYDEGWFLHAQPGCSSGSVGTYGNDCGGDGNETYEVQENDDNLDSTYDLLRKQLAEMLPHAQGAKEAAECFEE from the exons ATGAATAGTTTACTGCTCCAAATTTCGTCGTTTACGATCTTCTTCGGCCACTCGGACGCGATTCCCGTCCCAAATCGCCCTTTTG GTGAAAGAAATGTAGCCTTGTTCGGAGTGTTGACGTGCATTGGAATCGGTGCCGTCATTGGCATGTGTGTTTTCTGTAAAAAGAAAAAGGGCCAATTTAAG AAGTTCGAAAACGATGGTAACATAGAGGAAGTTAAAAACACTGAATATCCCATCCTGAAGTCGCTGAGTTCGCTGGATGCAAAGAAATCCGGTGCCATTATACCGAGTAGCCCCACAAAT ctgtcGACTGATAATCTTCTGGATCAAACGGTCCAATATCAAAATGAATCCGTTTCGTCTCACGAGTTGGATGGAATTGAAAATTATCATCTCCTGCAATACCAGAAAGAAACATATGCGGCCAAAACTCAATCAGTTCGCCATGTAGGTAAGGAAAGCACGCCTTCTGAAGGGCATAATGATATGCCGAAGGTGGTTTTGCATGGGGATGATAACGAAGACTCGAACTCCAACATGCTTCTCTCCACGAGCAAGGAATCTCTGAGCTCGATCTCTCCCTTGCCGGGAACCAAAACCAGTTACTCGATGGAGCAGGAAACTGCTTCGCTGAAAAATTCGGTTGGCTTTGGAGACGATAAGCCGTTGATTGATCGTTGCTCGACTGATTTGGAAACCGGTGCCATGGAGGATGAAGACGATTCTGGTCCAATGAACATCTCAGTCCAGCCTCCGACCCGTCTGGATGATGTTACCATTAGTATCAGCGAGAGGGGAGCCAGTTACTATGAGGAAGCTACATCGGCGGCAACGACCGGAACGACCAAGGATTGCGGCATTCAGGAGGACGTCACACCGATGGACAGTTTGGAAGATAACTCATCCGTTCACGAGACCAACAGCATAGAAGAGGCTTTGCGGGCGTTGGATATTGCCATTGATGGGGAAGATGAAAGCGATGATAGTGATGATGAGTCCAATTTTGTTGATTATCCGGAAGATGTCATGGGGAAAGGATCAGGCCAAAGGAATGATGTTGAAGTTAGAAACGAAATTTTCGATGGCAAGAATTCGTCCTCGGACAGTGGCATGGATGAAATTGAGATAAGCGAAAAGGTTACCACTCCGGATATGATCATGCATGAATTGATCCGAGATGAAGCCACCAAACTTGTTGACGAAATATTGCTTTTATGCCAAAGTCGAATTGAGGAAATTAAGGAATGTGAAGAGAAGGAACAGCTGGAAGCGGCGCTTCCGCTTCCGGACGATGATTTTAACGATTTCAACAGTGGTGTGGTATTAGAATGTAGTACGCCTTTTGTCGCTAGGAAAGCATTCGAAGCGATGAAAGATGGTTTGCCAATGGCTAAACAAGCCCTGTTCTGTGATGTAAATGAGCAAACGTATGTGATGGCTGATGGCGTTGAGGGGCAACTGGGCGATTCCACATCCAGTGATGCCAAACAGCATCCGGAAGAGTGCGGAAATACTTTTACTACTTTTAATATGCCAAATGTTACCAATGTCGACGTAGATGATGATGATCACGATGATCTTGTGCAAATATACCCAGTAAATGAAACAGTTACAATCCCGCAGATTAATACTACGCACACTTTGCTGAACCCATCGGACACGTTTGTTCGGGAACCAGGCGATGGTACCCTGCCGGAAATAATGGTCGACCCTATGCAAACGATCGATGATGCTGCCTCGGATAAACCGACGGCCACGCCTATGAACACTCCGATCGAATTGGGCTGTCCAACGACCGCCGATTGGGACAGGTGGCTTTCGGCCAGCGCATCGACCTGTGAAGCTGCTGGCGGGGGCTTGAACTTGCAAGGGCAGCACGAGGAGGATTACTTCAGCAGTCAAACCTACGACGAGGGTTGGTTCTTGCATGCCCAACCAGGTTGTAGCAGCGGCAGTGTCGGAACGTATGGCAACGATTGTGGCGGCGATGGCAATGAAACGTACGAAGTGCAGGAAAATGATGATAATCTCGATTCGACGTACGATTTGTTGCGGAAACAGTTGGCAGAGATGTTGCCGCATGCACAG GGTGCCAAGGAAGCTGCGGAGTGTTTCGAAGA ATAA
- the LOC5577032 gene encoding uncharacterized protein LOC5577032 isoform X3 → MNSLLLQISSFTIFFGHSDAIPVPNRPFGERNVALFGVLTCIGIGAVIGMCVFCKKKKGQFKKFENDGNIEEVKNTEYPILKSLSSLDAKKSGAIIPSSPTNLSTDNLLDQTVQYQNESVSSHELDGIENYHLLQYQKETYAAKTQSVRHVGKESTPSEGHNDMPKVVLHGDDNEDSNSNMLLSTSKESLSSISPLPGTKTSYSMEQETASLKNSVGFGDDKPLIDRCSTDLETGAMEDEDDSGPMNISVQPPTRLDDVTISISERGASYYEEATSAATTGTTKDCGIQEDVTPMDSLEDNSSVHETNSIEEALRALDIAIDGEDESDDSDDESNFVDYPEDVMGKGSGQRNDVEVRNEIFDGKNSSSDSGMDEIEISEKVTTPDMIMHELIRDEATKLVDEILLLCQSRIEEIKECEEKEQLEAALPLPDDDFNDFNSGVVLECSTPFVARKAFEAMKDGLPMAKQALFCDVNEQTYVMADGVEGQLGDSTSSDAKQHPEECGNTFTTFNMPNVTNVDVDDDDHDDLVQIYPVNETVTIPQINTTHTLLNPSDTFVREPGDGTLPEIMVDPMQTIDDAASDKPTATPMNTPIELGCPTTADWDRWLSASASTCEAAGGGLNLQGQHEEDYFSSQTYDEGWFLHAQPGCSSGSVGTYGNDCGGDGNETYEVQENDDNLDSTYDLLRKQLAEMLPHAQGAKEAAECFEENDTSPNHYGIQYGDLDEASNAPSTSSAKDNEMIINYKRTLSPIMEESEDESFYNKTSYYKEASNYVESTR, encoded by the exons ATGAATAGTTTACTGCTCCAAATTTCGTCGTTTACGATCTTCTTCGGCCACTCGGACGCGATTCCCGTCCCAAATCGCCCTTTTG GTGAAAGAAATGTAGCCTTGTTCGGAGTGTTGACGTGCATTGGAATCGGTGCCGTCATTGGCATGTGTGTTTTCTGTAAAAAGAAAAAGGGCCAATTTAAG AAGTTCGAAAACGATGGTAACATAGAGGAAGTTAAAAACACTGAATATCCCATCCTGAAGTCGCTGAGTTCGCTGGATGCAAAGAAATCCGGTGCCATTATACCGAGTAGCCCCACAAAT ctgtcGACTGATAATCTTCTGGATCAAACGGTCCAATATCAAAATGAATCCGTTTCGTCTCACGAGTTGGATGGAATTGAAAATTATCATCTCCTGCAATACCAGAAAGAAACATATGCGGCCAAAACTCAATCAGTTCGCCATGTAGGTAAGGAAAGCACGCCTTCTGAAGGGCATAATGATATGCCGAAGGTGGTTTTGCATGGGGATGATAACGAAGACTCGAACTCCAACATGCTTCTCTCCACGAGCAAGGAATCTCTGAGCTCGATCTCTCCCTTGCCGGGAACCAAAACCAGTTACTCGATGGAGCAGGAAACTGCTTCGCTGAAAAATTCGGTTGGCTTTGGAGACGATAAGCCGTTGATTGATCGTTGCTCGACTGATTTGGAAACCGGTGCCATGGAGGATGAAGACGATTCTGGTCCAATGAACATCTCAGTCCAGCCTCCGACCCGTCTGGATGATGTTACCATTAGTATCAGCGAGAGGGGAGCCAGTTACTATGAGGAAGCTACATCGGCGGCAACGACCGGAACGACCAAGGATTGCGGCATTCAGGAGGACGTCACACCGATGGACAGTTTGGAAGATAACTCATCCGTTCACGAGACCAACAGCATAGAAGAGGCTTTGCGGGCGTTGGATATTGCCATTGATGGGGAAGATGAAAGCGATGATAGTGATGATGAGTCCAATTTTGTTGATTATCCGGAAGATGTCATGGGGAAAGGATCAGGCCAAAGGAATGATGTTGAAGTTAGAAACGAAATTTTCGATGGCAAGAATTCGTCCTCGGACAGTGGCATGGATGAAATTGAGATAAGCGAAAAGGTTACCACTCCGGATATGATCATGCATGAATTGATCCGAGATGAAGCCACCAAACTTGTTGACGAAATATTGCTTTTATGCCAAAGTCGAATTGAGGAAATTAAGGAATGTGAAGAGAAGGAACAGCTGGAAGCGGCGCTTCCGCTTCCGGACGATGATTTTAACGATTTCAACAGTGGTGTGGTATTAGAATGTAGTACGCCTTTTGTCGCTAGGAAAGCATTCGAAGCGATGAAAGATGGTTTGCCAATGGCTAAACAAGCCCTGTTCTGTGATGTAAATGAGCAAACGTATGTGATGGCTGATGGCGTTGAGGGGCAACTGGGCGATTCCACATCCAGTGATGCCAAACAGCATCCGGAAGAGTGCGGAAATACTTTTACTACTTTTAATATGCCAAATGTTACCAATGTCGACGTAGATGATGATGATCACGATGATCTTGTGCAAATATACCCAGTAAATGAAACAGTTACAATCCCGCAGATTAATACTACGCACACTTTGCTGAACCCATCGGACACGTTTGTTCGGGAACCAGGCGATGGTACCCTGCCGGAAATAATGGTCGACCCTATGCAAACGATCGATGATGCTGCCTCGGATAAACCGACGGCCACGCCTATGAACACTCCGATCGAATTGGGCTGTCCAACGACCGCCGATTGGGACAGGTGGCTTTCGGCCAGCGCATCGACCTGTGAAGCTGCTGGCGGGGGCTTGAACTTGCAAGGGCAGCACGAGGAGGATTACTTCAGCAGTCAAACCTACGACGAGGGTTGGTTCTTGCATGCCCAACCAGGTTGTAGCAGCGGCAGTGTCGGAACGTATGGCAACGATTGTGGCGGCGATGGCAATGAAACGTACGAAGTGCAGGAAAATGATGATAATCTCGATTCGACGTACGATTTGTTGCGGAAACAGTTGGCAGAGATGTTGCCGCATGCACAG GGTGCCAAGGAAGCTGCGGAGTGTTTCGAAGA